GCGCGGACCTCCGCGGCCTCCGCAAACCCCGAAAGCGCGGGCGCGTCCGAAATTGAGATTTCCCGCGCCGTCGCGGCAGGGGAGAACGTCATCCAGATCGGCGAGGACGTGCGCGCGGGCGAGACGGTCATCCCGCGCGGCGCGTCCCTGCGCGAGGCGGAGATCGGCGGGCTGATGGCGCTCGGTCGGACGTCCGTGCGCGTAGCCAGGAAGCCGCGCGTCGGGTTGATCTCGAGCGGGGACGAGGTCGTCGAGCCGAATCAGGCCGCAGGTCCGGGACAGGTGCGAGACGTCAACACGTACACGCTCTCGGCGGTGGCAGCGCGCGCGGGCGGGGAGGCGGTCCCGTACGGGATCGTCCGCGATGATTTCGAGGCGCTGCTCTCCGCGTCTCGAACCGCGCTCGCCGAGTGCGACGCGGTGTTGATCACGGCGGGTTCGTCCGCTTCGACGCGCGATATCACCGCCGATGTGATCCGCAAACTGGGGGAGCCGGGCGTGCTGGTGCATGGCGTCGCCATCCGCCCCGGCAAGCCGACGATTTTGGGCGTGGCGGACGGCAAGGCCGTGATCGGATTGCCGGGCAACCCCGTCAGCGCGCTGGTGAACGGCTGGCTGTTCGTCGCGCCGGTCATCGAAAAATTGCTGGGCGCCCTGCCGCGTCCGCGCTCCACTGTGATGGCGCGCCTGACCATCAACCTCCCCTCGCTGGCGGGCAGGGAAGACTGGCAGCCGGTGAAACTGGTCGTGAACCCGCCATCCGCGAGCGTGGGTTTCGACGCCGAGCCGATCTTTGGAAAGAGCAACTTGATCTTCACCCTCGCCCGCGCCGACGGACTCGTCCGCGTCCCGCCCGACGCGACGGGGCTGAGCGCGGGGGAGATGGTGGAGGTGAGGTTGATGTGACCGTTTGGTTTTGCGCTACACTCGATCTGAAAATCTTTGCAGGAGAAGGGCTATGAAAAATTGGATGAAATCGCTCGAAACGCTGGCGGGAAAGTTGACCGCCATCCTTGCGTTCGCGGCGTTGATCATTATTGTGCTTGCATTGATTGGCAGCTGGATCCCGATGGAATATCAAACGCTTGTGTATGTGGTCGCCATCGGCGCAATGGTTATTTTTGTCTATCAGATATTCGCCGGAAGCCGGGCGCGATCATCGGCGCAGACCCCGCCGAAGGGTGAACAGCCGGAGGCGGACGAGGATGAGCCATCGGGGGAACGGGAGGCGCCGCTTTCAGAAAAAGACGCGCGGACTTCGTATCTCACCGCGTTGATGGACGATTTCCGCCCGCTAAGTTTGGCGGGCATGGATATGCACGCGGGCGACACCAAAGCGCGCCTGCCGTTGGAAGATATTTACATTTCGCTCAACACAACCGCGCAGGTTGAAAAAGAAAAGGGCAAAAAGGGAAAGAAAAACGAGCGGGAGGAATTATTGGAACAAATGGGACGCGGCGAAACCGAGCCGCTGACCGCGCTCGACGCGCTGCTTCGATCCAAAGAACGGCATATCGTCTTATTGGGCGCGCCCGGCACGGGCAAATCCACGTTCGTGCGTTATCTCTCGCTGCAGATGGCGAAACAATTGACCGACCCGTCTGCAAAGCCGCTGGAAGGCTGGAAGGGAAAGCCGCTGCTGCCCGTCGCCGTTTCGCTGGGAAGGTTCGCGGAATATCTGCCGGCGGATTCAAAGACGGGTTCCGCCGAAATGGTGGAGCAGTTCATTCGTTCCACGCTGGAGGCGGATCAGCGCACGAAGGATTTCGCGCCGCATATTTTGGAGCGCTTGCTCGACGAAGGCGGGCTGATCCTCTTCGACGGATTGGACGAAGTGGCGAATCTCGACCTGCGCCCCGTCATCGTCAAGTCCATCGAATCGTTTACCGAGAAATACGCGCGCAACCCGCACAGTAAATTCCTCGTCACCTGCCGCATTTATTCCTATCAGGACGCGCGCTGGAAGTTGACGGGCTGGCCCGTGTTCGAACTGGCGTTATTCTCGCCCGAACAGATCGAACGCTTTATCCGAATTTGGTACGACCTGCATACCGCGTTGGAGTCGGGACGCGCCGCCGAATTTGCGTCCAAGAAAATAAAATTGCTTGCCGCCGTGCAAGCGGACGACCCGCGCCGTTTGTATGAAGTGGCGCGTTATCCCATCATCCTGACGATGATGGCGATCGTTCACGCCAGTCACGAACTGCCCGACAGCCGCGCCCGCGTGTACGAACAATGCGTGGAACTGCTTCTGGATAAATGGCAGTTCCGCCGCGCCATCGCGCCGGGCAGGCAGGAGATACGCAGCCTGGCGGAGGAGTTGAAGATTCCCGCCAGCGCGATCTACGAACCGTTGTACGAAATTGCGTTCAAGGCTCACGTCGGTCATCAGGCGGGAAAAAACCGCGCGGACGATTCGGGCAGCCTCATCACCGAGGGATTAATTCTCGGCGTGCTGCACGACCATTTGCAGAACGACGAAAAAGAGAGAATCTTTTTGGAGTATTGCCAGAAGGCGAACGGCTTGTTGATGCTGCGCGGCACGATCACCGAAGCGGGCTCGAACGTCCGGCGCAACGATTACACTTTTCCGCACCTGACCTTCGAGGAGTTTCTGGCAAGCCGCCATTTGAAGAACCTCGATCCCGACGAAGTCCGCAGGTACCTCGACGATTCGCACGACCGCTGGCGCGAAGCGGTGAAATTCATGGCAGAGTTATATTGCTTTAGCAAGGAGCCGAACCGCGCCGCCATGAACGGTTTGCTCGAATCGCTTTCCTCGCCGTTCCCCGATCAGCCAAAGGAACAAGATTGGCGCGCCCTGTGGCTGGCGGGAGAATTGTTGACCTACTACAAGCGCGTGTGGAAGGACAGACGCAAGGCGGCTTCCGAAGACCACATCGTCGCCAACCTGCGCCGGCTGGTATTTGAATCGCCGTTGACGCCGCGTGAGCGCGCCGACGCCGCCGATATTCTCGACCAGTTGACGCAGCCTGAAGACCTGCACGCCTTCGTCTCATTTCCCGAATACCAGCCGCCCTTCTTCATCTCCAAATACCCCGTCACCAACGCGCAATACGAGCGCTTCCTCATAGCGGAAAACTTCCAGAACAAAGACTTGTGGATCAACTTCCCCATGTACGATGAAAACAGCGCGGAAATGGAAAACCGGGATTGGGGCGATGAAGCGTGGAAATGGTTGCAGCAAGCATTGCAGAATGAAAATTACGAATCACAGGACGGCGTGTTATTGCCGCGTGTTTGGCGGGATGCGCGCTTCGGCGCAAACCGTGCATATGCGCCGGTGGTGGGCGTTTCGTGGTATGAAGCCAACGCCTATTGCAGATGGCTTTTGAAAAATTGGGACGCGCTCGAAGAGGGTCGGCAGGGCTTGCCCAAGCCAACGCTGATCCGCCTGCCGCGCGAAAGCGAATGGAGCGAAGCCGCCGGCGGCGAAGAAGGTGACCGTTTTGCCTTTGGCAGGTTGAAGGATGCGCGCAAAGAAATTGTAAATTTTGCCAACACAAGCGAAAGCCAGATCAACCGCACCACGCCGGTATGGATGTACCCGCAGGGCAAAAGCCCCCAGGGTGTGGTGGATTTGAGCGGCAATGTTTGGGAGTGGCAGGCGAATTATTATGGCAGCAGTAAAACAAGCATGGGTCTGCGCGGCGGCTCGTGGAACCACAATGAAGTCGACGCCCGTGTCCCGATCCGTAGCCTCTACCTCCCCCCGTACGGCTGGGACCTCAACGTCGGTTTTCGTGTGGCGCTTCTCCCCAGCGGGTGATCTTGTTTTCTGTTTCCTGTTTTCTGCGTTCTGTTGCTCTTGGCCCTCTCGCCGAAGGCGAGTCGATTTTTTTTGAAAAACAGACCCTAAAGGCTTTCAACACCTTTAGGGTCTAAAAGTAAAAGGAGAACCCATGAAAACCTACAAACATTTGTACGAAAAGATTTGTGATTTTGAAAACATCTACCTTGCCTGGCGTAAGGCGCGCAAAGGCAAGAGGGGACTATAATTCTCACTGATCACTGATCACTGATCACTGAAAACTGGACACTGAATACTGATGACTGCTCACTGGTTACTGAACACAGACACCCTCCTCCTCGACGGCGCGACCGGCACCGAACTCAACCGCCGCGGCGTGGACACGGGACTCCCGCTCTGGTCCGCCAACGCGCTTCTCACGGACGAAGGCTCGCGCGTCCTGCAAGACATCCACGAGGATTACCTGCGCGCCGGCGCGGACATCCTCACCACGAACACCTTCCGCACGCACCGCCGCGCCCTCGCGCCCAGCGCCAACGCAGACCGCGCCCTCGAGTTGACGCGCCGCGCCGTGTCAATCGCCCGCGCGGCCATCGCCAAAACGCCCTCAGATCGTCCGCGCTTCGCGGCGGGTTCGATCTCCACGCTGGAGGATTGCTACCGTCCCGACCTCGTCCCGCCCGAGGACGAACTCCGCGCCGAACACGGCGAACGCGTCCGTCATTTGCTCGAGTGTGGCGTGGACGCGCTCCTCGTCGAGACCATCAACTCGATTAGCGAAGCGCGCGTCATCGCCGAACTCGCGGCCGCGACGGGGATTCCCGTCATCGTCAGTTTTGTGTGCGGACGGGATGGACGCATCCTTTCGGGCGAGAGTCTCGCGGACGCGGCGCGGGAGATGCTCCCGTTGGGCGTCGCGGCCCTCGGCGTCAATTGCGCGCCGACGCCCGACCTGGCGCGTCCGCTCGACGAGTTGAAGTCCGCCTGCCCGCCCGATTTTCCGCTGATCGCGTATGGCAACATCGGCTACGCGGACGAGGCGGTCGGCTGGGTCAACACCGACGCGGAGAATCCCGAAGCGTATTGCCGTCACGCCTCGAAGTGGCCTGCGCGCATCGTCGGCGGCTGCTGCGGGACGACGCCCGCGCACATCGCGGCGTTGAGCAGGATGTTGCGCGGCGCAAGTTTGTAGATTTGCGCTACAATTGCGTTAAAATTTCACCGAGGGATTTGCGCCATGCCAGACAGCAAGCCGCCCAACGCCAAAGCCGACTCTCCGTATCGCCTGCGCGAGCGTCTCTTGTCTGCGCCGGAGGCGGCCCTGTTTCGTCTGCTCCAGAAAATGGCGGGGGATCGCTATGTGGTGTGTCCCAAAGTCGCGCTGACCGATATTTTCACGATCATCCGCCCGAACGAGAACGTCCATTTCTATAACAAGATCTTCCGCAAGCACGTGGACTTTTTGCTGTGCGACCCGAAGACGTTCCAGCCCGCCTTCGCGGTGGAACTGGTGAAGCCGATCGCGAAGACTGAGACGCGCGCCAACGATCAATTCATGGCAGATTTGTTTTTAAGCGAGGGCGTCCCGCTGGTGCATGTCCCGCTGGGGGAGAGTTATGAGGTCGCCGACCTGGTCAACCTGTTCACGCTGGCGGTCACGAAGGCCAAAAGCGCCGAGCCTCGCAGAAACGATTCCGCGGGCGATTCCGTCCCGATGTGTCCCGTCTGCGGGAAGATGATGGCGCTGCGGATCCATCGCGGCGGGCCGCAGGCGGGGAAGAGATATTACGGCTGCATGGACTCGCCGCGCTGCGCGGGCGTGGCAGCGGTGGATTGATTTCGAACTAAAAATGTCTCTTCAACTCTGACGCGTACTTCGCGCCGACCGCCTTCCTGTTCTCCTCCAGCCAGACCGAAAACTTTATTTTGCCCCGCGCGGGTTCTTTCGAGACGAGCAGGTTTGCCATCAAGCCGTCCACTTCTTCGGGGGTGAGGATCACGTCGCTTACGAACAGACTTAAAAACTGCGCGGCGAGCAACGCCAGCCGCGGCGGGACGGAGATCAGCGGACGCCGCGCGCCGACGGTTTCGCCGACCCGCTTCACCAACTCCTTGAACGTGTACGTCTCTGGTCCGACCGCGTCGACGATGTAATTTTCCCCGCTGTACACGCCCTCCACGAGCAGGTCGGCCACATCTTCGACATGCACCGGCTGAATCCCATACGAGCCGTCGCCGGGGATGAGGAAGAACGGCATCCGCCGCAACAGGTAGGCGATGTTGTTGACGAGTACGTCCTCTCCGCCGCCAACCAGCACGGTGGGACGGACGATCGCGTACGCCAATCCCGAATCGGTCACCGCTTTCTCGTTCGCCGCCTTGCCCCAATAATACGGCAAATGCGAGTCGGCGGACGGATTCGCAATGCTGACGTGGACGATGCGCTTCACGCCCGCCGCTTTCGCCGCGTGGACCAGTTTCCGCGTGTTCTCCACCGCGCGCGGCTGCGTGTTGGAGCCTTTGTCGAAGCGCACCCAATACGTGTTGACCAGGACGTCCGCGCCTTGCAGTGATTGGGTCATGCCCGCTTCGTCGAAATCCAACGGGAAGGCTTTCACCTGTCCGTTAAATGGATCGGGGCGGTTTGGATGGTTGGTCAGCGTGACGACTTCCTCGCCGCGCGCGAGCAATTTCATTGCAACGAACTTGCCCGTGTAACTGAACGCGCCAGTAATTGCGATTTTCATTTTGCTCCTTTTTTCTACCATTGTCCTTGGGCTTTTACCGCCAGGCACGCGAAGAGCAAAACGGTTTTTTCTTCGCGGGCTTTGCGGTTTGTTTTTTTGGGGGGACCTGATTTCCTTCGCGCTTATTTCAACACGCCAAGAATTTTTGTAACGTTGCCGATTCCCAGGCTTTCCAATTTGACGACCGCGCGGGCGAGGCTGTCAATCGCGTCGAAGAATCCCTGCAAGGCGCGCACGCGTTCGACGAGGAAGGCGCGCTCTTCGGGCTGGCTGGTCCCCGCCTCCAGCTTTGCCAGCGTCTCGCGGACGGATGAGATGGCGCGGTCGAACTCGTTGTTCTGGCGCTCCTTGAGAATGGAACGGATGGACTTGTAGAAATCCGTCTCGGCTTCGTAGTAGTCTTTTCTATCCGCCAGTTTGGACGAGCGGTGGACGAGTCCCAGCCGCGCCAGCGCGCGCACTTCCGTGCTGACCGCGCCCTTGGTGAGTCCCGTCTGCTCGACGATCTCGCTGAGGGAGAGCGGATTGGGCGAGAGATACAGCACGGCGAAGATGGCGCCCATGCCTTTGGGGAAACCCCAGAAGCGGCTGATGTGGCTGAGTCCCTCGATGAATTCCTGTTTGATTTGGGGTAGGGAGGCAGTCATGGCTTCTCCATATACTACGTTTAGTAATTACTAAACGTAGTATATGTTAATTGCCCCGCGCTGTCAAGTCATAAAAAGCGGCGGCCATTCACGAAATGACCGCCGCTGGTTCTCGGCAAACGTCCGCAGAAACGGAGCGCGTCAGGGCGTCTCGATGGCCGCCAGCAGGTCCGCGCCGCGGAGTCCGCGCTCGCGGAGTTCTTTCCCCTCCGCGATGGAGACGCGCAGGATGCGCTGCTCGGTCCCGTTCCAGAAGGTGAATTCCACGAATCCCAATTGCCCGCCGGGGACGCGCGGCGGCGCGAAGTTGTCCGTCTCCGCCAGGATCCGCTCGACGATGCTCCCCAGCGTCTCGTTGTCGTACAGGTCGGCTGCCGCGCTGAGCACGTAGAAATCCGTCTCCATCGCGGTGAAGACGGCGCTCCCGTCGGCGGACGCGCAATCTTCGCCGAAGGCGGTGGCGTGCGTTTCGGCTTCGGGCAGGATGGTCCGCACGGCTTTCTGGAAATCCGCGTTGACGTCCGGGAGGTCCTTGTACGCCCAGACATAAGCGCATTGATTCTCGGAACTGGGCTGGGACAGATACGGGTCTTCGACGGTCGGCTCCGGCGCCGGGACGGGGGTCCCGCGCGCCCGGATAAACATGCCCGCTCCCGCCAGGACCAGGACGATCAATAGCGTGAGCGCGATCTTATTTCTCATATCCCTATTGTACCTTGACCGACGCGGGATTGATATTCAACTGTATTGTTTTTTCACTTGGCGGCGGAGGAATTTCAGGATATAAGAAGCGCATGACTCTACTCAATGCTCCGCAGGATACCTGGTTGAAAGTGATCGCCCTGGAAGGCGGCCGCAATCTGCGCGCCCGCCTGACCCAGTATGGCTTGTTCGAAGGCGACAGCGTGCGCGTCGTGCGCGCGGCTCCCTTGCGCGGACCGTTGATGATCGAAGTGAACGGCCGCGAGATCGCCCTGGGACGCCGCGTCGCGGATAAAATCGTCGTGGAGGCGAAGGATGCGACTGGCGCTGATCGGCCAACCCAATAGCGGGAAAAGCACGTTATTCAATTCGGTTGCAGGTTACAAAGCCGAGACGGGCAACTTCAGCGGCACCACGGTGACGTTCACCGAGAGCCGCGTCCGTGTGCTGGGACGGGTGGTGGACCTGGTGGACCTGCCCGGCTCCTACGCGCTGGACGGGCTGAATCCCGCCGAACGCGAGGCGCTGCGCTACCTCTCCTCGCGGGAGGTGGACGCCATCGTCAACGTGGCGGACGCCTCTCACCTGGCCCAGTCGCTGGAACTGACCCTCGAACTGCTGGCCCTGGGTCATCCCGTGGTGCTGGCCCTCAACATGATTGACGAAGCCATGCGGCTTGGCCTGCGGATTGACGGGGCGGGACTGGCCCAGGAACTTGGGATTCCCGTCCTGCCGCTGGTAGCCAGCAAGGGGCGCGGCGTCAAGGAGGTGTTCGTCAAGGCGGTCGAGGCGGGGAGGAACGGGAACCTCGCCGCGCGTCCCAGGGTCGGGAAGAGCGACCCGGCTGAACGTCACGCGCGAGCGCTGGAACTGTCGGCGCGCTTCGTGACGCGCGGCGAGAAACGCGTCACCTGGCGCGACCGTCTGGACGATGTCCTGCTCCATCCCGTGTGGGGATACGCGATCCTGATTCTGACGCTGCTCGGTTTTTTTGAAGTCGTTTACGGGTTGGGGAAGCTGATCGAGCCGCCCGTGCTGGCGTTGTTCGACCTGGCGACGCAGTTCGTCCTGCGCCCGTTCGGCGCGGAGACTCTCCTGTCCGAGATCGTGCTGGGGGTGATGCAGGGAATCGCCGCGGGCGTCGCCATCGTCCTGCCTTATTTGCTGCCGTTTCTGTTCGGGCTTGGCGTGCTGGAAGATATCGGCTACCTGCCGCGCGTCGCGTTCTTGATGGACGCTTTCATGCACCGCATCGGGCTGCACGGAAAAGCCATCGTGCCTTTCATTCTTGGATACGGATGCAACGTCCCGGCGGTCATGTCCACGCGCTCGCTGGAGGAGCCGCGCGACCGCTACCTGGCCGCGGCTCTCGCGACCCTCGTCCCGTGCGCGGCGCGGCTGGCGGTGGTGTTCGGACTCGTCGCCTTTTATCTCGGGCCCATCGCCGCGTTCCTGC
This DNA window, taken from Candidatus Denitrolinea symbiosum, encodes the following:
- a CDS encoding epimerase → MKIAITGAFSYTGKFVAMKLLARGEEVVTLTNHPNRPDPFNGQVKAFPLDFDEAGMTQSLQGADVLVNTYWVRFDKGSNTQPRAVENTRKLVHAAKAAGVKRIVHVSIANPSADSHLPYYWGKAANEKAVTDSGLAYAIVRPTVLVGGGEDVLVNNIAYLLRRMPFFLIPGDGSYGIQPVHVEDVADLLVEGVYSGENYIVDAVGPETYTFKELVKRVGETVGARRPLISVPPRLALLAAQFLSLFVSDVILTPEEVDGLMANLLVSKEPARGKIKFSVWLEENRKAVGAKYASELKRHF
- a CDS encoding homocysteine S-methyltransferase, translated to MTAHWLLNTDTLLLDGATGTELNRRGVDTGLPLWSANALLTDEGSRVLQDIHEDYLRAGADILTTNTFRTHRRALAPSANADRALELTRRAVSIARAAIAKTPSDRPRFAAGSISTLEDCYRPDLVPPEDELRAEHGERVRHLLECGVDALLVETINSISEARVIAELAAATGIPVIVSFVCGRDGRILSGESLADAAREMLPLGVAALGVNCAPTPDLARPLDELKSACPPDFPLIAYGNIGYADEAVGWVNTDAENPEAYCRHASKWPARIVGGCCGTTPAHIAALSRMLRGASL
- a CDS encoding molybdopterin molybdenumtransferase MoeA, which codes for MPQFLTLLPPDEARAILLSHLAGPLPDSVSMDSSLALGRVLAEDILAPHPLPEFPRSTVDGYAVRASDTFGASESLPAYLTLIGEIPMGAPADLVLAPGQCALIHTGGMLPSSADAVVMLEYTQTARTSAASANPESAGASEIEISRAVAAGENVIQIGEDVRAGETVIPRGASLREAEIGGLMALGRTSVRVARKPRVGLISSGDEVVEPNQAAGPGQVRDVNTYTLSAVAARAGGEAVPYGIVRDDFEALLSASRTALAECDAVLITAGSSASTRDITADVIRKLGEPGVLVHGVAIRPGKPTILGVADGKAVIGLPGNPVSALVNGWLFVAPVIEKLLGALPRPRSTVMARLTINLPSLAGREDWQPVKLVVNPPSASVGFDAEPIFGKSNLIFTLARADGLVRVPPDATGLSAGEMVEVRLM